Proteins found in one Chitinophagales bacterium genomic segment:
- the hisS gene encoding histidine--tRNA ligase produces the protein MKPALSKGTRDFLPHEVAKRNFLFEIIKEVFTRYGFQAIETPAIERLETLTGKYGAEGDKLLFKILNSGDYLKNVSPDILSAQNSTAATRLLAEKGLRYDLTVPLARFVVQHQDKLAFPFRRFHIGSVWRADRPQKGRYQEFYQCDADIIGSSGLLNETELVLLFHEVFAALGLSEVELKISNRKILAGLAEKMNCTEQFSALAIAIDKLDKVEQAKVFELLLQDGFTEQQIIMLSTYLNIQGTNSEVVSQLKNFFGDNATAGVGIQELEWVVNTVLKAAPQAPIKIDISLARGLDYYTGFIIEVKNHSGSLRSSIGSGGRYDNLTEIFGGKNLTGVGISFGIERIFDIMEELNLFPSSVFNGTQVLFCHFDEATQEYAFQSLLALRKAGVNAEIFPTLAKLSKQLDYANKKQIPFAVIIGSEEVQTSQLTVKNLIEGTQEKVELSALSDYFSSK, from the coding sequence ATAAAACCTGCACTTAGCAAGGGTACGCGCGACTTTTTACCTCATGAAGTAGCTAAGCGAAATTTTTTGTTTGAAATTATCAAAGAAGTGTTTACTCGCTATGGCTTTCAGGCAATTGAAACCCCGGCAATAGAGCGCTTAGAAACACTTACCGGAAAGTATGGTGCTGAGGGTGATAAGTTGCTTTTTAAAATCTTAAATAGTGGCGATTATTTAAAGAATGTTTCGCCCGATATATTATCTGCTCAAAACTCTACTGCTGCAACAAGGCTTTTGGCTGAAAAAGGATTGCGTTACGACCTTACAGTTCCATTAGCACGTTTTGTGGTGCAGCATCAAGATAAGTTGGCATTCCCATTCAGGCGTTTTCATATTGGTTCGGTTTGGCGTGCAGACCGCCCTCAAAAAGGACGGTATCAGGAATTTTACCAATGCGATGCCGATATCATTGGCAGCTCGGGCTTATTGAATGAAACTGAATTGGTATTACTCTTTCACGAAGTTTTTGCAGCACTTGGCTTAAGCGAGGTAGAACTAAAAATTTCAAATAGAAAAATATTAGCAGGCTTGGCAGAAAAAATGAATTGCACCGAACAGTTCTCTGCACTTGCCATTGCCATAGATAAGTTAGATAAAGTAGAGCAGGCAAAAGTATTTGAACTGCTATTGCAAGATGGGTTTACGGAGCAGCAGATAATTATGCTTTCTACGTATTTGAACATACAAGGAACCAATAGCGAGGTTGTATCGCAGCTCAAAAACTTCTTTGGCGATAATGCTACTGCCGGAGTTGGTATTCAGGAATTAGAGTGGGTAGTAAACACGGTTTTGAAAGCTGCACCACAAGCACCGATAAAAATTGATATTTCACTCGCACGGGGGTTAGATTATTACACAGGTTTTATTATTGAAGTTAAGAACCATTCGGGCAGTTTAAGAAGCAGTATTGGAAGCGGGGGACGTTACGATAATCTTACAGAAATCTTTGGAGGTAAAAATCTTACAGGAGTTGGAATTAGTTTTGGCATTGAGCGGATATTTGATATTATGGAAGAATTGAACCTCTTTCCAAGCAGCGTTTTTAATGGCACACAAGTGCTGTTTTGCCATTTCGATGAAGCAACACAAGAATATGCATTTCAGTCGCTTTTGGCATTGCGAAAAGCAGGCGTGAATGCTGAAATTTTTCCAACACTTGCCAAGCTGTCTAAACAATTAGATTATGCCAACAAGAAGCAAATTCCTTTTGCCGTAATTATTGGCAGCGAAGAGGTGCAAACCTCTCAACTTACAGTTAAGAATTTA